The following nucleotide sequence is from Anabaena sphaerica FACHB-251.
GACGAAATACCTCTGGTTGATATTGAGAATTGTGGTAAACAACTGAATAATAATTTAATGATTGAAAATTATCCTTTATACCCAGTTCAGACACTACACTATTTAAGTTATAATACTGGGGAAAAAAGCCATGAAATCCATGTTCCATCAGGAAATTTTCACCAGCAGCTTCTATTTGCCAACTGGCAATTTTTCCCCCAAGTTGGGGAGACTTTTCTATAAGTGTGACGGTAAAGCCTCGCTGAACTAATTGATATGCACAAGCTAAACCTGCTAAACCACCTCCAATTACTGCGACGGTTTTGTTATTATTTAATATTTTGGGTAAATCAAGAGCATCCTGTTGAAAAACTGAGGGTTTTGGCTTAGTAAAACGAGAATATCCTGTTGCTCCAACTATCGTACCCACACTAAATAACTTAAGCAGTGTACGACGGGAAATGGTAGATGATTCTGGTAGATTAAATAGTTGGCTCATTGGTAACACAATTAACTTTTCACGATGCACAAGGGCGTTAAATCAAGGCTATAAATGGACAAATTTTTGTACTCAGCCTCTCAGGACGTATTTGGATAGGGCCAGATAAATGAATTGCTAATGGTGGTTTTTCAACATATTGCATACTCAAGTTTTATAGACAAAAGCTCGCCTTACAGAACAAGCTCCAAGATTTTGGTTCGGTAATTACAAGATTATTGGACAGTATAATATATTCTTAAATAATTGACTACTCTGCACAGATAACAATCTACGCTTAGTATAATATAAATTATAGTGAAATTTGTACATCAACCAATCAAGATGAAATATTGGCGTGAAACTATAGCTGTAACTCAGCGCATCTTAATTGAACTATTGCGCCGTAGACGCAGCTTAATTTTTTGGAGTATTTTCCCGATCTCAATCTTAATCCTCAACGGATTTATTTTGGCAGAACGGGCAAAACTCACAATGGCCGTGGCTTTTGAAAATGCTGCACCTTCCACCTTGGTGGGAGCAGCACTGTTTTTTAGTTGTTTGGGTGGGAGTGTCGCTACTGTAGTTGCAGAAAGAGAACAGCAAACCCTGAAACGCTTGTTTATTTCTCCTTTAAGTGGCACATCTTATTTTTTGGGAATTTTTCTGGCTCATAGCTGTATTGGTATTGGACAAACGCTTTTAGTTTATGCTATTGCGGCTTTTTGGGGTGCGACATTTAAAGGTTCGATTTTATTAGGATTTATTATTATCTTATTAAGTATCATTGCTTATGTTGGTCTAGGCTTTATTTTAGGTACACAATTAGCTAGGCGTATTGAAGATGTTAATGCTTTGGTAGCAGCTTTTGGAGTACCTTTATTAATTCTAGGTGGGGCATTTTTACCAACTTCGTTATTTCCGAAAACTCTCTTAGATATTGCTAAATATAATCCAATTTATCACATGAATGAAGCTCTTTTAGGTGTGTGGGCTAATGGTGATAATT
It contains:
- a CDS encoding ABC transporter permease, with the translated sequence MKYWRETIAVTQRILIELLRRRRSLIFWSIFPISILILNGFILAERAKLTMAVAFENAAPSTLVGAALFFSCLGGSVATVVAEREQQTLKRLFISPLSGTSYFLGIFLAHSCIGIGQTLLVYAIAAFWGATFKGSILLGFIIILLSIIAYVGLGFILGTQLARRIEDVNALVAAFGVPLLILGGAFLPTSLFPKTLLDIAKYNPIYHMNEALLGVWANGDNFQDIILHLWFLFWFAMFMLACGWVSYQRMLMVERRL